CACATAATCCCTCTTTTTACTACGCTTTTCAgcatattcttttttttattgacttGCTGGTCagacaaatttaaaattctcTTCACCATGGTCTCATCAAACACGccttcttttattttctacaATGGAAAATTGtgtaaaattcaaaattcgacatttttatataaaaaatcaaaattttttatagaaaataaaaaaattataaaattgtcTCCAAATATAACAAGAAATTTCTCTTATTACATTtctgaatataaaaatcaaccTTTTGTTGatccaaaatatttaaaaaattttcaaaaaaatttttataaaattgatcCACCAAAATTTgtagatttattttgtcAACACGCTACCACTCCATTTTTCGTATTCCAAATCTTCTGCGGTATCTTATGGTGTCTTGATGAATACATTTACCAATcattatttacaataataatGCTTATTATTGTAGAAGCAGGACTAGTTTATCAAAGAATAATAACTTTGAGACAATTTAGAACTAtgaatcataaaaatatacaagtAGAATTAGAAAATGGAGAAAAAATTGACTCTGTTGATATTTTACCGGgacaaataataaaaattaaagaatgtATAAGAATACCTTGCGatttgttaataaaaaaaggtaGTTGTGCTGTAAATGAAGCCATTTTGACTGGAGAATCAATACCACTTATTAAAGAAGATATTTCGGAAGTAGAAAAAAGCCGAATTTTTGATATAGAAAAAGACAAGAAACACGTCCTCTTTGCGGGGACAGAcctaataaaaatagacaATAATTTCGTGGAATgttttgtattaaaaacagGATTTGATACCGTCCAAGGcgaattaataaaaaaaatgatgaCAAACGACGAAATAACTGTCAATGATGTGGAAGCTTATGGATTTATAGGAATGTTACTATTTTTCGCCATAATATCGGCCACTTACACTTGTAGAGAAGGTTTAAAAATGGGCAAAACAGgttacaaaatatttttagaatgtATTCTTATAATCACGAACGTCGTACCAACAGAATTGCCTTTAGAACTGAGCATGGCAGTCAACGCTTGTGTGGCCGccctaaaaaatttggGGATTTTTTGTCTGGAACCTTTTCGAATTCCATTTGCGGGCAAAGTGAACGTGTGCTGCTTTGATAAAACTGGAACACTAACAGAAACAGTCTTAAATGTACAAGAAATTCATCATACAACTGCGGAAACTGTCAATGTATTGAGAACTTGTCATACactaataaaattagaCAATAAATTGACTGGTGATCCATTAGAAACAGCAGTAGAAgattatataaacaaaatcatattacagtctaataatattaatgttttagaAAAGGTAAAAATGCctaatcaaaattttattgaaaatattaataagaCGATTAATACGaagtataatataaaaaagaaatatttattttcttcagaattaaaaagaatgaCTGTGGTTTATGAAAAATCTAAAGATTTTTACGTGTCAATGAAAGGCGCCCCCGAaacagtaaaaaattttttgaaaaaaattcctgatttttatgaagactataaaaaatttgccAACGAAGGATTTCGAGTAATCGCCCTTgcacataaaaaatttttaaaacgaaATACATTTGTAAGACAAGAAgtagaagaaaatatggATTTTGCtggatttattttatttgattgtaaaattaaagatcATGCTTTTGAAACTATTAGAGATTTGAAAGATAGTGGTCATAAAGTTCTAATGATCACAGGTGATAATTTGTTGACTGCTTTGACAGTGGCTACAAAATTGggaataattaataaaaatgaagaatgTGGTGTAGAAGGAAATGATATAAATGAAGTTTTGTATACTGACGAATTTGAGAAATATCTTGTGTTTGCTAGAGCAGACCCGAAacagaaagaaaaaatagtggagaaatataataaaatggGGTTTTATACTTTAATGTGCGGAGATGGGACAAATGACGTGGGTGCATTGAAATCTGCTCATGTTGGTGTGGCTTTGTTAGAACCACAAGTTAGTGCAAAATCAAAAGTTGTTTTGAAAGAACAAACTACGCCTCAACAAAGTTTCTTGAAAAAACTGGCTGAGGAAGTTAACGACGAGTCGCAAGTCAAAATGGGCGACGCCAGTGTGGCGGCGCCTTTTACTGCTAAAACTAAATCTCTAGAATGCattttaaacataattCGTCAAGGAAGAAGTGCGCTAGTCACGACC
The Vairimorpha necatrix chromosome 6, complete sequence DNA segment above includes these coding regions:
- a CDS encoding calcium-transporting ATPase encodes the protein MRHSFYKQKAFYKRSYIFPMYLLPILIGITKSYHIIPLFTTLFSIFFFLLTCWSDKFKILFTMVSSNTPSFIFYNGKLCKIQNSTFLYKKSKFFIENKKIIKLSPNITRNFSYYISEYKNQPFVDPKYLKNFQKNFYKIDPPKFVDLFCQHATTPFFVFQIFCGILWCLDEYIYQSLFTIIMLIIVEAGLVYQRIITLRQFRTMNHKNIQVELENGEKIDSVDILPGQIIKIKECIRIPCDLLIKKGSCAVNEAILTGESIPLIKEDISEVEKSRIFDIEKDKKHVLFAGTDLIKIDNNFVECFVLKTGFDTVQGELIKKMMTNDEITVNDVEAYGFIGMLLFFAIISATYTCREGLKMGKTGYKIFLECILIITNVVPTELPLELSMAVNACVAALKNLGIFCLEPFRIPFAGKVNVCCFDKTGTLTETVLNVQEIHHTTAETVNVLRTCHTLIKLDNKLTGDPLETAVEDYINKIILQSNNINVLEKVKMPNQNFIENINKTINTKYNIKKKYLFSSELKRMTVVYEKSKDFYVSMKGAPETVKNFLKKIPDFYEDYKKFANEGFRVIALAHKKFLKRNTFVRQEVEENMDFAGFILFDCKIKDHAFETIRDLKDSGHKVLMITGDNLLTALTVATKLGIINKNEECGVEGNDINEVLYTDEFEKYLVFARADPKQKEKIVEKYNKMGFYTLMCGDGTNDVGALKSAHVGVALLEPQVSAKSKVVLKEQTTPQQSFLKKLAEEVNDESQVKMGDASVAAPFTAKTKSLECILNIIRQGRSALVTTIQMYKILALNSLVNAFSLSVLDCMGIRFSEYQLVASGMLVALAFTFLTKNVPLKEISSKRPLTTIFNKYIMSSIFLQVSIHIISFLVVLKKLKNFETLIYEEKFKPSLTNTALFLLSTTQQVSTFLVNYIGRPFRESLMENKRLLGCLTLLFGMIFYLLLEINEEFNSLMEVVPLGELKTFIGAVIILDVGACFLVERMCFNYLLL